A DNA window from Ficedula albicollis isolate OC2 chromosome 1, FicAlb1.5, whole genome shotgun sequence contains the following coding sequences:
- the CLCN1 gene encoding chloride channel protein 1 isoform X2 codes for MSGDASPTKAFRYQETLLYGRYTDRVTDNISDKEAAKLLKKQAQRNNGRPLKRDSQVQIKEEHYSKCQDCAKRIQKYITKKLGEDWIFLVLLGLVMALVSWGVDYASAKTVQAYKWTYGALHPNIPLQYVVWVAFPLGLILFAASFCHFVSPQAVGSGIPELKTIMRGVVLKEYLTLKAFVAKVVALTAGLGSGMPVGKEGPFVHIASICAVVLSKFMSIFCGVYEQPYYYTDVLTVGCAVGVGCCFGTPLGGVLFSIEVTSTYFAVRNYWRGFFAATFSAFVFRVLAVWNKDAVTITALFRTNFRMDFPFDLQELPAFAIIGICSGFLGAFFVYLNRQVVLGIRRHKALSQFLTKYRLIYPAVITFCIASVTFPHGFGQFMAGELMPREAISTLFDNYTWIKHSGDTQILGKSAAWIHPKVSVFVIILLFFLVKFCMAVIATTMPIPCGGFMPVFVLGAAFGRLIGEIMASLFPNGILFDDILYQILPGGYAVIGAAALTGAVSHTVSTAVICFELTGQISHILPMMVAVILANMVAQSLQPSLYDSIIQVKKLPYLPDLGWNHISKYNIFVEDIMVQDVKFVSSNCKYRDLQAVLQSTTVKSLPLVDSPETMILLGSVERSELQALLQTHISPERRRLLNRERQQKLNEAPYDGPWANLPKLKHDSFAYVDEDEDTEEKGELPRPPSPTPSYPEEPNGPTSPLKQMPETLEPQQHSGSFRSLRQLIQQLLCHCSRPHETESTIQEPVEVIETMTPEEIDAWEQEELDKNVCFDSCRVDPSPFQLVERTSLHKTHTLFSLLGLSHAYVTSMGKLRGVLALEELQKAIEGSTRSGVRLRPPLASFRDINRASANAKAGQGAQAWSREDNGTAAAQQAAESPGTESPLPPCSHSPQPSHSQEEGEVPSSACATDTELEEMELTGPVAENISDILKDINLRTTDLDEDEDEDEDVPL; via the exons CTTTATGGCCGATACACAGACCGGGTAACAGATAACATTTCAGACAAGGAAGCAGCAAAACTGCTGAAGAAACAGGCCCAAAGGAACAATGGAAGACCCCTGAAACGTGACAGTCAAGTACAGATCAAAGAAGAGCACTATTCCAAATGTCAAG ACTGTGCTAAACGCATCCAGAAATATATCACCAAGAAGCTTGGAGAGGACTGGATTTTCTTGGTTCTGCTGGGTCTGGTGATGGCGTTGGTGAGCTGGGGAGTGGATTATGCCAGTGCAAAGACCGTACAGG CCTACAAGTGGACATACGGAGCGCTGCACCCGAACATCCCTCTGCAGTACGTGGTGTGGGTGGCCTTCCCACTCGGCCTCATTCTGTTTGCTGCCAGCTTCTGCCACTTCGTCTCTCCGCAGGCTGTTG GGTCTGGGATCCCAGAGCTCAAGACCATTATGAGGGGAGTGGTCCTCAAGGAGTATCTCACTCTCAAAGCTTTTGTGGCCAAAGTTGTGGCCCTCACAGCTGGGCTTGGAAGTGGCATGCCTGTGGGGAAAGAG GGTCCTTTTGTGCATATTGCCAGTATCTGTGCTGTGGTACTCAGCAAGTTCATGTCGATCTTCTGTGGGGTGTATGAG CAGCCCTATTATTACACGGATGTCCTGACTGTGGGGTGTGCTGTGGGTgttggctgctgctttgggacaCCACTTGGAG GGGTTCTTTTCAGCATTGAGGTCACCTCCACCTACTTTGCTGTGCGCAATTATTGGAGAGGCTTCTTTGCAGCTACCTTTAGCGCCTTCGTGTTCCGAGTCCTTGCTGTCTGGAACAAGGATGCAG TTACCATCACAGCCCTGTTCAGAACAAACTTCCGTATGGATTTCCCCTTTGATCTGCAAGAGCTGCCAGCATTTGCCATAATAGG CATATGTTCTGGATTCCTTGGAGCCTTCTTTGTTTATCTCAATCGGCAAGTGGTCCTGGGCATCCGACGCCATAAAGCTCTGAGCCAGTTTCTCACCAAATA cCGACTGATATACCCTGCAGTTATAACCTTCTGTATAGCATCTGTGACGTTTCCTCATGGATTTGGGCAGTTCATGGCAGGAGAG ttGATGCCACGGGAAGCCATCAGCACACTCTTTGATAATTATACCTGGATCAAacactctggggacacccagatCCTAGGGAAATCTGCTGCCTGGATCCATCCTAAAGTCAGTGTCTTTGTCATCATCCTGCTCTTCTTCCTTGTGAAG TTCTGCATGGCTGTTATTGCCACCACGATGCCAATCCCCTGTGGAGGCTTCATGCCTGTTTTCGTATTAG GTGCTGCATTTGGACGTCTCATTGGGGAAATCATGGCATCGCTTTTTCCCAACGGGATCCTCTTTGATGACATTCTTTATCAAATCTTACCTGGAGGGTATGCTGTCATTG GTGCAGCAGCTTTGACAGGAGCAGTGAGCCACACTGTCTCCACCGCCGTCATCTGCTTCGAGCTGACGGGCCAGATCTCTCACATCCTGCCCATGATGGTGGCTGTCATTCTTGCCAACATGGTGGCCCAGAGTTTGCAGCCCAGCCTCTATGACAGCATCATCCAGGTGAAGAAGTTGCCCTACCTGCCAGACCTGGGCTGGAATCACATAAG CAAATACAACATCTTTGTTGAGGATATTATGGTCCAAGATGTGAAATTTGTTTCCTCCAACTGTAAATACCGAGACTTGCAAGCGGTACTCCAAAGCACCACAGTGAAATCTTTGCCTTTGGTGGACTCCCCAG AGACCATGatcctgctgggctctgtggagCGGTCAGAACTGCAGGCTCTCCTCCAGACACACATCAGCCCAGAGCGGCGACGGCTCCTCAacagagaaaggcagcagaagctgAACGAGGCACCCTACGATGGGCCCTGGGCAAACCTGCCAAAGCTGAAGCACGACTCTTTTGCTTATGTCGATGAGGATGAGGAtacagaggagaagggagag CTGCCTCGGCCTCCAAGTCCCACTCCCAGTTACCCAGAGGAGCCAAATGGCCCAACAAGTCCTCTTAAACAAATGCCTGAAACCTTGGAGCCCCAGCAACACTCAG GCAGTTTCAGGAGTCTGAGGCAACTGATCCAGCAGCTCTTGTGCCACTGCAGCCGTCCACATGAAACAGAGAGCACCATCCAG GAGCCAGTGGAAGTCATTGAGACAATGACACCAGAAGAG ATAGATGCTTGggaacaggaggagctggacaAGAATGTGTGCTTTGACAGCTGCCGCGTAGATCCCTCCCCTTTCCAGCTGGTGGAGAGAACTTCCCTGCACAAG ACGCACACGTTGTTCTCACTGCTGGGCCTCAGCCATGCCTATGTAACCAGCATGGGAAAGCTGAGGGGAGTGTTGGCTTTGGAAGAG ctCCAGAAGGCAATAGAGGGCTCCACCCGTTCTGGGGTCCGTCTCCGACCACCCCTCGCCAGTTTCCGTGACATCAACCGGGCTTCAGCCAACGCTAAGGCGGGGCAGGGCGCTCAGGCGTGGAGCCGGGAAGACAACGGCACGGCGGCAGCACAGCAAGCAGCCGAGAGCCCGGGCACCGAGAGCCCCCTGCCCCCCTGCTCCCACTCCCCCCAGCCCTCGCACTCACAGGAAGAGGGGGAAGTCCCCAGCTCCGCTTGTGCCACGGATACTGAGCTGGAAGAGATGGAGCTGACAGGGCCAGTTGCTGAAAACATCTCAGACATCCTCAAGGACATAAACCTACGCACCACTGACctggatgaagatgaggatgaggatgaggatgttCCTTTATAG
- the CLCN1 gene encoding chloride channel protein 1 isoform X1 has product MQSPEGRTEPRPEPALWGGTPQYDFVCFEKRSRLGIPAEAGHEAAGDGLRSPESSLSHPQLYGRYTDRVTDNISDKEAAKLLKKQAQRNNGRPLKRDSQVQIKEEHYSKCQDCAKRIQKYITKKLGEDWIFLVLLGLVMALVSWGVDYASAKTVQAYKWTYGALHPNIPLQYVVWVAFPLGLILFAASFCHFVSPQAVGSGIPELKTIMRGVVLKEYLTLKAFVAKVVALTAGLGSGMPVGKEGPFVHIASICAVVLSKFMSIFCGVYEQPYYYTDVLTVGCAVGVGCCFGTPLGGVLFSIEVTSTYFAVRNYWRGFFAATFSAFVFRVLAVWNKDAVTITALFRTNFRMDFPFDLQELPAFAIIGICSGFLGAFFVYLNRQVVLGIRRHKALSQFLTKYRLIYPAVITFCIASVTFPHGFGQFMAGELMPREAISTLFDNYTWIKHSGDTQILGKSAAWIHPKVSVFVIILLFFLVKFCMAVIATTMPIPCGGFMPVFVLGAAFGRLIGEIMASLFPNGILFDDILYQILPGGYAVIAALTGAVSHTVSTAVICFELTGQISHILPMMVAVILANMVAQSLQPSLYDSIIQVKKLPYLPDLGWNHISKYNIFVEDIMVQDVKFVSSNCKYRDLQAVLQSTTVKSLPLVDSPETMILLGSVERSELQALLQTHISPERRRLLNRERQQKLNEAPYDGPWANLPKLKHDSFAYVDEDEDTEEKGELPRPPSPTPSYPEEPNGPTSPLKQMPETLEPQQHSGSFRSLRQLIQQLLCHCSRPHETESTIQEPVEVIETMTPEEIDAWEQEELDKNVCFDSCRVDPSPFQLVERTSLHKTHTLFSLLGLSHAYVTSMGKLRGVLALEELQKAIEGSTRSGVRLRPPLASFRDINRASANAKAGQGAQAWSREDNGTAAAQQAAESPGTESPLPPCSHSPQPSHSQEEGEVPSSACATDTELEEMELTGPVAENISDILKDINLRTTDLDEDEDEDEDVPL; this is encoded by the exons CTTTATGGCCGATACACAGACCGGGTAACAGATAACATTTCAGACAAGGAAGCAGCAAAACTGCTGAAGAAACAGGCCCAAAGGAACAATGGAAGACCCCTGAAACGTGACAGTCAAGTACAGATCAAAGAAGAGCACTATTCCAAATGTCAAG ACTGTGCTAAACGCATCCAGAAATATATCACCAAGAAGCTTGGAGAGGACTGGATTTTCTTGGTTCTGCTGGGTCTGGTGATGGCGTTGGTGAGCTGGGGAGTGGATTATGCCAGTGCAAAGACCGTACAGG CCTACAAGTGGACATACGGAGCGCTGCACCCGAACATCCCTCTGCAGTACGTGGTGTGGGTGGCCTTCCCACTCGGCCTCATTCTGTTTGCTGCCAGCTTCTGCCACTTCGTCTCTCCGCAGGCTGTTG GGTCTGGGATCCCAGAGCTCAAGACCATTATGAGGGGAGTGGTCCTCAAGGAGTATCTCACTCTCAAAGCTTTTGTGGCCAAAGTTGTGGCCCTCACAGCTGGGCTTGGAAGTGGCATGCCTGTGGGGAAAGAG GGTCCTTTTGTGCATATTGCCAGTATCTGTGCTGTGGTACTCAGCAAGTTCATGTCGATCTTCTGTGGGGTGTATGAG CAGCCCTATTATTACACGGATGTCCTGACTGTGGGGTGTGCTGTGGGTgttggctgctgctttgggacaCCACTTGGAG GGGTTCTTTTCAGCATTGAGGTCACCTCCACCTACTTTGCTGTGCGCAATTATTGGAGAGGCTTCTTTGCAGCTACCTTTAGCGCCTTCGTGTTCCGAGTCCTTGCTGTCTGGAACAAGGATGCAG TTACCATCACAGCCCTGTTCAGAACAAACTTCCGTATGGATTTCCCCTTTGATCTGCAAGAGCTGCCAGCATTTGCCATAATAGG CATATGTTCTGGATTCCTTGGAGCCTTCTTTGTTTATCTCAATCGGCAAGTGGTCCTGGGCATCCGACGCCATAAAGCTCTGAGCCAGTTTCTCACCAAATA cCGACTGATATACCCTGCAGTTATAACCTTCTGTATAGCATCTGTGACGTTTCCTCATGGATTTGGGCAGTTCATGGCAGGAGAG ttGATGCCACGGGAAGCCATCAGCACACTCTTTGATAATTATACCTGGATCAAacactctggggacacccagatCCTAGGGAAATCTGCTGCCTGGATCCATCCTAAAGTCAGTGTCTTTGTCATCATCCTGCTCTTCTTCCTTGTGAAG TTCTGCATGGCTGTTATTGCCACCACGATGCCAATCCCCTGTGGAGGCTTCATGCCTGTTTTCGTATTAG GTGCTGCATTTGGACGTCTCATTGGGGAAATCATGGCATCGCTTTTTCCCAACGGGATCCTCTTTGATGACATTCTTTATCAAATCTTACCTGGAGGGTATGCTGTCATTG CAGCTTTGACAGGAGCAGTGAGCCACACTGTCTCCACCGCCGTCATCTGCTTCGAGCTGACGGGCCAGATCTCTCACATCCTGCCCATGATGGTGGCTGTCATTCTTGCCAACATGGTGGCCCAGAGTTTGCAGCCCAGCCTCTATGACAGCATCATCCAGGTGAAGAAGTTGCCCTACCTGCCAGACCTGGGCTGGAATCACATAAG CAAATACAACATCTTTGTTGAGGATATTATGGTCCAAGATGTGAAATTTGTTTCCTCCAACTGTAAATACCGAGACTTGCAAGCGGTACTCCAAAGCACCACAGTGAAATCTTTGCCTTTGGTGGACTCCCCAG AGACCATGatcctgctgggctctgtggagCGGTCAGAACTGCAGGCTCTCCTCCAGACACACATCAGCCCAGAGCGGCGACGGCTCCTCAacagagaaaggcagcagaagctgAACGAGGCACCCTACGATGGGCCCTGGGCAAACCTGCCAAAGCTGAAGCACGACTCTTTTGCTTATGTCGATGAGGATGAGGAtacagaggagaagggagag CTGCCTCGGCCTCCAAGTCCCACTCCCAGTTACCCAGAGGAGCCAAATGGCCCAACAAGTCCTCTTAAACAAATGCCTGAAACCTTGGAGCCCCAGCAACACTCAG GCAGTTTCAGGAGTCTGAGGCAACTGATCCAGCAGCTCTTGTGCCACTGCAGCCGTCCACATGAAACAGAGAGCACCATCCAG GAGCCAGTGGAAGTCATTGAGACAATGACACCAGAAGAG ATAGATGCTTGggaacaggaggagctggacaAGAATGTGTGCTTTGACAGCTGCCGCGTAGATCCCTCCCCTTTCCAGCTGGTGGAGAGAACTTCCCTGCACAAG ACGCACACGTTGTTCTCACTGCTGGGCCTCAGCCATGCCTATGTAACCAGCATGGGAAAGCTGAGGGGAGTGTTGGCTTTGGAAGAG ctCCAGAAGGCAATAGAGGGCTCCACCCGTTCTGGGGTCCGTCTCCGACCACCCCTCGCCAGTTTCCGTGACATCAACCGGGCTTCAGCCAACGCTAAGGCGGGGCAGGGCGCTCAGGCGTGGAGCCGGGAAGACAACGGCACGGCGGCAGCACAGCAAGCAGCCGAGAGCCCGGGCACCGAGAGCCCCCTGCCCCCCTGCTCCCACTCCCCCCAGCCCTCGCACTCACAGGAAGAGGGGGAAGTCCCCAGCTCCGCTTGTGCCACGGATACTGAGCTGGAAGAGATGGAGCTGACAGGGCCAGTTGCTGAAAACATCTCAGACATCCTCAAGGACATAAACCTACGCACCACTGACctggatgaagatgaggatgaggatgaggatgttCCTTTATAG
- the CLCN1 gene encoding chloride channel protein 1 isoform X3, with translation MQSPEGRTEPRPEPALWGGTPQYDFVCFEKRSRLGIPAEAGHEAAGDGLRSPESSLSHPQLYGRYTDRVTDNISDKEAAKLLKKQAQRNNGRPLKRDSQVQIKEEHYSKCQDCAKRIQKYITKKLGEDWIFLVLLGLVMALVSWGVDYASAKTVQAYKWTYGALHPNIPLQYVVWVAFPLGLILFAASFCHFVSPQAVGSGIPELKTIMRGVVLKEYLTLKAFVAKVVALTAGLGSGMPVGKEGPFVHIASICAVVLSKFMSIFCGVYEQPYYYTDVLTVGCAVGVGCCFGTPLGGVLFSIEVTSTYFAVRNYWRGFFAATFSAFVFRVLAVWNKDAVTITALFRTNFRMDFPFDLQELPAFAIIGICSGFLGAFFVYLNRQVVLGIRRHKALSQFLTKYRLIYPAVITFCIASVTFPHGFGQFMAGELMPREAISTLFDNYTWIKHSGDTQILGKSAAWIHPKVSVFVIILLFFLVKFCMAVIATTMPIPCGGFMPVFVLGAAFGRLIGEIMASLFPNGILFDDILYQILPGGYAVIGAAALTGAVSHTVSTAVICFELTGQISHILPMMVAVILANMVAQSLQPSLYDSIIQVKKLPYLPDLGWNHISKYNIFVEDIMVQDVKFVSSNCKYRDLQAVLQSTTVKSLPLVDSPETMILLGSVERSELQALLQTHISPERRRLLNRERQQKLNEAPYDGPWANLPKLKHDSFAYVDEDEDTEEKGELPRPPSPTPSYPEEPNGPTSPLKQMPETLEPQQHSGSFRSLRQLIQQLLCHCSRPHETESTIQEPVEVIETMTPEEIDAWEQEELDKNVCFDSCRVDPSPFQLVERTSLHKVSADVSLRRASFFSTHSKSSL, from the exons CTTTATGGCCGATACACAGACCGGGTAACAGATAACATTTCAGACAAGGAAGCAGCAAAACTGCTGAAGAAACAGGCCCAAAGGAACAATGGAAGACCCCTGAAACGTGACAGTCAAGTACAGATCAAAGAAGAGCACTATTCCAAATGTCAAG ACTGTGCTAAACGCATCCAGAAATATATCACCAAGAAGCTTGGAGAGGACTGGATTTTCTTGGTTCTGCTGGGTCTGGTGATGGCGTTGGTGAGCTGGGGAGTGGATTATGCCAGTGCAAAGACCGTACAGG CCTACAAGTGGACATACGGAGCGCTGCACCCGAACATCCCTCTGCAGTACGTGGTGTGGGTGGCCTTCCCACTCGGCCTCATTCTGTTTGCTGCCAGCTTCTGCCACTTCGTCTCTCCGCAGGCTGTTG GGTCTGGGATCCCAGAGCTCAAGACCATTATGAGGGGAGTGGTCCTCAAGGAGTATCTCACTCTCAAAGCTTTTGTGGCCAAAGTTGTGGCCCTCACAGCTGGGCTTGGAAGTGGCATGCCTGTGGGGAAAGAG GGTCCTTTTGTGCATATTGCCAGTATCTGTGCTGTGGTACTCAGCAAGTTCATGTCGATCTTCTGTGGGGTGTATGAG CAGCCCTATTATTACACGGATGTCCTGACTGTGGGGTGTGCTGTGGGTgttggctgctgctttgggacaCCACTTGGAG GGGTTCTTTTCAGCATTGAGGTCACCTCCACCTACTTTGCTGTGCGCAATTATTGGAGAGGCTTCTTTGCAGCTACCTTTAGCGCCTTCGTGTTCCGAGTCCTTGCTGTCTGGAACAAGGATGCAG TTACCATCACAGCCCTGTTCAGAACAAACTTCCGTATGGATTTCCCCTTTGATCTGCAAGAGCTGCCAGCATTTGCCATAATAGG CATATGTTCTGGATTCCTTGGAGCCTTCTTTGTTTATCTCAATCGGCAAGTGGTCCTGGGCATCCGACGCCATAAAGCTCTGAGCCAGTTTCTCACCAAATA cCGACTGATATACCCTGCAGTTATAACCTTCTGTATAGCATCTGTGACGTTTCCTCATGGATTTGGGCAGTTCATGGCAGGAGAG ttGATGCCACGGGAAGCCATCAGCACACTCTTTGATAATTATACCTGGATCAAacactctggggacacccagatCCTAGGGAAATCTGCTGCCTGGATCCATCCTAAAGTCAGTGTCTTTGTCATCATCCTGCTCTTCTTCCTTGTGAAG TTCTGCATGGCTGTTATTGCCACCACGATGCCAATCCCCTGTGGAGGCTTCATGCCTGTTTTCGTATTAG GTGCTGCATTTGGACGTCTCATTGGGGAAATCATGGCATCGCTTTTTCCCAACGGGATCCTCTTTGATGACATTCTTTATCAAATCTTACCTGGAGGGTATGCTGTCATTG GTGCAGCAGCTTTGACAGGAGCAGTGAGCCACACTGTCTCCACCGCCGTCATCTGCTTCGAGCTGACGGGCCAGATCTCTCACATCCTGCCCATGATGGTGGCTGTCATTCTTGCCAACATGGTGGCCCAGAGTTTGCAGCCCAGCCTCTATGACAGCATCATCCAGGTGAAGAAGTTGCCCTACCTGCCAGACCTGGGCTGGAATCACATAAG CAAATACAACATCTTTGTTGAGGATATTATGGTCCAAGATGTGAAATTTGTTTCCTCCAACTGTAAATACCGAGACTTGCAAGCGGTACTCCAAAGCACCACAGTGAAATCTTTGCCTTTGGTGGACTCCCCAG AGACCATGatcctgctgggctctgtggagCGGTCAGAACTGCAGGCTCTCCTCCAGACACACATCAGCCCAGAGCGGCGACGGCTCCTCAacagagaaaggcagcagaagctgAACGAGGCACCCTACGATGGGCCCTGGGCAAACCTGCCAAAGCTGAAGCACGACTCTTTTGCTTATGTCGATGAGGATGAGGAtacagaggagaagggagag CTGCCTCGGCCTCCAAGTCCCACTCCCAGTTACCCAGAGGAGCCAAATGGCCCAACAAGTCCTCTTAAACAAATGCCTGAAACCTTGGAGCCCCAGCAACACTCAG GCAGTTTCAGGAGTCTGAGGCAACTGATCCAGCAGCTCTTGTGCCACTGCAGCCGTCCACATGAAACAGAGAGCACCATCCAG GAGCCAGTGGAAGTCATTGAGACAATGACACCAGAAGAG ATAGATGCTTGggaacaggaggagctggacaAGAATGTGTGCTTTGACAGCTGCCGCGTAGATCCCTCCCCTTTCCAGCTGGTGGAGAGAACTTCCCTGCACAAGGTGAGTGCAGATGTCTCCCTGAGGCGTGCATCCTTTTTCTCTACTCATTCCAAGTCCAGTCTATGA